In a genomic window of Muntiacus reevesi chromosome 1, mMunRee1.1, whole genome shotgun sequence:
- the LOC136165491 gene encoding olfactory receptor 10H1-like, whose product MQGANFSAVSEFILVGFSAFPHLQLMFFLLFLLMYLFTLLGNLLIMATVWRERSLHTPMYLFLCALSISEVLYTFAIIPRMLADLLSTHRSIPFKACASQMFFSFTFGFTHSFLLTVMGYDRYVAICHPLRYNTLMSPRGCARLVAWSWAGGSVMGLVVTTAVFQLTFCGSNVIRHFFCHVPPLMKLACGNVSTVAMGVGLVCITVLLGCCLLILLSYAFIVAAILRIPSAEGRHKAFSTCTSHLTVVVVHYGFASVIYLKPKGPQSLEGDTLMGITYTVLTPFLSPIIFSLRNKELKITMKKTFLSKL is encoded by the coding sequence ATGCAGGGAGCCAACTTCTCAGCAGTGTCTGAATTCATCCTCGTCGGCTTCTCCGCCTTCCCCCACCTTCAGCTGATGTTCTTCCTGCTCTTCCTGCTGATGTACCTGTTCACGCTCCTGGGGAACCTGCTCATCATGGCCACCGTCTGGAGGGAGCGcagcctccacacccccatgtacctcTTCCTGTGTGCCCTCTCCATCTCTGAGGTCCTCTACACTTTCGCCATCATCCCGCGCATGCTGGCCGACCTGCTCTCCACCCACCGCTCCATCCCTTTCAAGGCCTGTGCCAGCCAGATGTTCTTCTCCTTCACGTTTGGCTTCACCCACTCCTTCCTGCTCACCGTCATGggctatgaccgctacgtggccatctgccaccccctgcGCTACAACACGCTCATGAGCCCCCGAGGCTGCGCCCGCCTGGTGGCCTGGTCCTGGGCTGGAGGCTCAGTCATGGGGTTGGTGGTGACAACAGCCGTTTTCCAACTCACCTTCTGTGGCTCTAATGTGATTCGTCATTTCTTCTGCCATGTGCCGCCTCTCATGAAGTTGGCCTGTGGGAACGTCTCCACTGTGGCCATGGGCGTGGGCCTCGTGTGTATCACCGTCCTGCTGGGCTGCTGTCTCCTCATCCTCTTGTCTTACGCCTTCATCGTGGCCGCCATCTTGAGGATCCCTTCAGCCGAGGGCCGGCACAAAGCCTTCTCCACGTGCACGTCCCACCTCACCGTGGTGGTCGTGCACTACGGCTTTGCCTCTGTCATCTACCTCAAGCCCAAGGGTCCCCAGTCTCTGGAAGGAGACACGCTGATGGGCATCACCTACACGGTCCTCACTCCCTTCCTGAGCCCCATCATCTTCAGCCTCAGGAACAAGGAACTGAAGATCACCATGAAGAAGACCTTCCTCAGCAAGCTCTAG